The proteins below are encoded in one region of Thioalkalivibrio sp. K90mix:
- a CDS encoding UvrD-helicase domain-containing protein, with product MSASLNPQQQAAVTTTDRPLLVLAGAGSGKTRVITEKIAYLIEQRGLEARRIVAITFTNKAAREMRERVQGRLSKEQARGLGVSTFHTFGLNFLRRELAASGLRAGFSILDPGDCRSLLREITYRDDTGSEVDALIGHISRWKNDLMTPEEALHEASQMRDAPEAIAAANLYPRYEDALRAYNAVDFDDLIKRPVDCLRVDADLRNRWQDRIRHLLVDEYQDTNAAQYQLVRLLVGVSDGLTVVGDDDQSIYAWRGARPENLARLQQDFPRLEVIKLEQNYRSTNRILHTANALIANNPHVFEKRLWSALGEGEKIEVIGCSDADTEAARVVSELMRRRFRLNATWGDFAILYRSNHQSRLFEKLLREQGIPYRLSGGQSFFEKAEIKDLVAYLRLLANPDDNTAFLRVVNVPRREIGPATLEKLGHYANQRGTSLLQAARGAGLSEYMDARAQARLERFTDWVDGFQRRGTEEALDALLRALVEDIDYESWLLENSPNPRAATRRMENVREFIDWVGRMGGGSTSAEYGDDEAEDDRGMDLADIVNRISLMDILDRNRESQDGDESVQLLTLHTAKGLEFPHVCLVGFEEELLPHRVSVEDDSIEEERRLAYVGLTRAQQTLLITYAQQRSRYGETIDCEPSRFLDELPEEHLEWPDAKPPDPETQQLTARAHLAGLKAMLGK from the coding sequence ATCAGTGCTTCCCTGAATCCGCAACAGCAGGCGGCCGTGACCACCACGGACCGCCCCCTGCTGGTGCTGGCCGGAGCGGGCTCGGGCAAGACCCGCGTGATCACGGAGAAGATCGCGTACCTGATCGAGCAGCGCGGGCTCGAGGCCCGCCGGATTGTCGCGATCACCTTCACCAACAAAGCCGCGCGCGAGATGCGCGAACGCGTCCAGGGGCGCCTGTCGAAGGAACAGGCACGCGGGCTCGGCGTCTCCACCTTCCACACCTTCGGGCTGAACTTCCTGCGCCGCGAACTGGCCGCGTCCGGACTGCGTGCGGGCTTCTCCATCCTCGACCCGGGCGACTGCCGCTCGCTGCTGCGCGAGATCACCTACCGCGACGATACCGGCTCCGAGGTCGATGCCCTGATCGGCCATATCAGCCGCTGGAAGAACGACCTGATGACGCCGGAGGAGGCGCTGCACGAGGCCAGCCAGATGCGCGACGCCCCGGAGGCGATCGCCGCGGCCAACCTCTACCCGCGCTACGAGGATGCCCTGCGCGCCTACAACGCGGTGGACTTCGACGACCTGATCAAGCGTCCGGTGGACTGCCTGCGCGTGGATGCCGATCTGCGCAACCGCTGGCAGGACCGCATCCGCCACCTGCTGGTGGATGAATACCAGGACACCAACGCCGCGCAGTACCAGCTGGTGCGCCTGCTGGTAGGCGTCAGCGACGGCCTGACCGTGGTCGGCGACGACGATCAGTCGATCTACGCCTGGCGCGGGGCCCGGCCGGAGAATCTCGCACGCCTGCAGCAGGACTTCCCGCGTCTGGAGGTGATCAAGCTGGAGCAGAACTACCGCTCCACCAACCGCATCCTGCACACCGCGAACGCGCTGATCGCCAACAACCCGCACGTGTTCGAGAAACGCCTGTGGAGTGCACTCGGCGAGGGCGAGAAGATCGAGGTGATCGGCTGCTCTGACGCCGATACCGAGGCCGCCCGCGTGGTCTCCGAGCTGATGCGCCGTCGCTTCCGCCTGAATGCGACCTGGGGCGACTTCGCGATCCTCTACCGCAGCAACCACCAGTCACGGCTGTTCGAGAAGCTCCTGCGGGAGCAGGGCATCCCCTACCGCCTGAGCGGCGGGCAGTCGTTCTTCGAGAAGGCCGAGATCAAGGACCTGGTCGCCTACCTGCGCCTGCTTGCGAACCCGGACGACAACACCGCCTTCCTGCGCGTGGTCAACGTGCCGCGCCGCGAGATCGGGCCGGCGACCCTGGAAAAGCTCGGCCACTACGCCAACCAGCGTGGGACCTCGCTGCTGCAGGCCGCACGTGGTGCCGGCCTGTCCGAATACATGGATGCCCGCGCCCAGGCGCGGCTGGAACGCTTCACCGACTGGGTCGACGGCTTCCAGCGCCGGGGCACGGAGGAGGCCCTCGACGCCCTGCTGCGCGCCCTGGTCGAGGACATCGACTACGAATCCTGGCTGCTGGAAAACAGCCCCAACCCGCGCGCCGCCACACGGCGCATGGAGAACGTGCGCGAGTTCATCGACTGGGTCGGGCGCATGGGCGGCGGCAGCACCAGCGCCGAATACGGCGACGACGAGGCCGAGGATGACCGAGGCATGGACCTAGCCGACATCGTCAACCGCATCAGCCTGATGGACATCCTCGACCGCAATCGCGAATCCCAGGACGGCGACGAGTCGGTACAACTGCTAACCCTGCACACCGCCAAGGGCCTGGAGTTTCCGCACGTCTGCCTCGTGGGTTTCGAGGAAGAGCTGCTGCCGCACCGGGTCAGCGTCGAGGACGACTCCATCGAGGAGGAGCGCCGCCTGGCCTATGTCGGCCTGACCCGCGCCCAGCAGACCCTGCTGATCACCTACGCCCAGCAACGCTCCCGCTACGGCGAGACCATCGACTGCGAGCCCTCGCGCTTCCTCGACGAACTCCCCGAGGAACACCTCGAATGGCCGGACGCCAAACCGCCGGACCCCGAGACCCAGCAACTCACCGCCCGCGCCCACCTCGCCGGCCTGAAGGCCATGCTCGGCAAATAG
- a CDS encoding MBL fold metallo-hydrolase, translated as MLGWKPLCVVLAGLAGVLALTTSLSAGEPAAPEDYEMTAEPVAPGVYAVMTPARDFPSRENLGWNANMAFVVTREGVLVFDTGSSETMGVALREAIREVTDQPVRWVVNSHSHGDHWLGNHAFAEDDPEIMAGPEAVERMKAEADTWVENFREMTEGATGDTTPLLPNMPVDERMTRDLGGKEVVILPSGGAHSPGDLIVWLPQTEVLLAGDVVYSDRAPSVWDGDVAQWIELLDDLIALEPDVVVPGHGRLEGAETLPRLQNYLVTLWDAIEEGVEQGLADFETVPLVRERMADIIGDYPGFDDKIDRSVATTYPDVEAAVF; from the coding sequence TTGTACTGGCAGGTTTGGCCGGGGTGCTGGCCTTGACCACTTCATTGTCGGCCGGCGAACCGGCCGCGCCCGAGGATTACGAGATGACAGCCGAGCCAGTGGCCCCGGGCGTGTACGCGGTGATGACACCCGCGCGCGATTTTCCCAGCCGCGAGAATCTCGGCTGGAATGCGAACATGGCGTTTGTGGTGACCCGCGAAGGGGTGCTCGTGTTTGACACGGGTTCGTCCGAGACCATGGGCGTGGCCCTGCGCGAGGCGATCCGCGAAGTTACCGATCAGCCGGTGCGCTGGGTCGTGAACAGCCATAGTCACGGCGACCACTGGCTGGGCAACCACGCCTTTGCCGAGGATGACCCGGAGATCATGGCCGGCCCCGAGGCGGTCGAACGCATGAAGGCGGAGGCCGACACCTGGGTCGAGAACTTTCGCGAGATGACCGAGGGGGCCACCGGCGACACCACGCCGCTTTTGCCCAACATGCCCGTGGACGAGCGCATGACGCGCGACCTGGGCGGTAAGGAAGTGGTGATTCTGCCCTCCGGAGGCGCCCATTCGCCGGGTGACCTGATCGTATGGCTGCCGCAGACGGAAGTGCTGCTGGCCGGGGACGTGGTCTACAGCGATCGCGCCCCGTCCGTCTGGGATGGCGACGTCGCGCAGTGGATCGAGTTGCTGGATGATCTGATCGCGCTGGAGCCTGACGTGGTCGTGCCCGGGCATGGGCGGCTGGAGGGCGCGGAGACGCTGCCGCGGCTGCAGAACTATCTGGTCACGCTATGGGACGCAATCGAGGAAGGCGTGGAGCAGGGGCTGGCGGACTTCGAAACCGTGCCGCTGGTGCGCGAACGCATGGCCGACATCATCGGCGATTACCCGGGATTCGACGACAAGATCGACCGCTCGGTGGCCACCACCTACCCCGATGTCGAGGCCGCGGTGTTCTGA
- a CDS encoding entericidin A/B family lipoprotein, with the protein MHFTQRIPAALLILLVALGSLGIAGCATMEGFGEDVQDAGESIERQAEDNSN; encoded by the coding sequence ATGCATTTCACCCAACGCATTCCCGCCGCCCTGCTGATACTGCTGGTGGCCCTGGGGTCGCTTGGCATCGCTGGTTGCGCCACTATGGAGGGGTTTGGCGAAGACGTGCAGGATGCCGGTGAATCCATTGAGCGACAGGCCGAAGACAACTCCAACTGA
- a CDS encoding potassium/proton antiporter yields MDLSNQIIFLAAIVLLGSILSSVITSRLGVPLLLVFLVIGMLLGPEGPGGLEVENITLAYLIGSAALAIILFDGGMRTPARNFRIGLKPALGLATFGVLVTSGLTGVFAVWWLGLSWLEGLLLGAIVGSTDAAAVFSLLRSRGLELKSRVGATLEIESGSNDPMAIFLTIVLIELLLMPDQQFGVVVAVEFVQQMGLGALLGVAGGFALLALINRVPMAGGLYPLFAMAGALAIFGLTGLVGGSGFLAVYLAGLLIGNRPLEASQNIKRFHDGIASLAQIGMFLMLGMLVTPSGLPPVALDAGLVAAVLILVARPLAVWLCLLPFHFPWREQVFISWVGLRGAVPIILALFPLLAGLELAGYFFHVVFFVVLISLLVQGWTVATSARWLGLELPPTTARVQRTELDIPGQQEMELVGYRLAETTPVVREAWSSFRLPGTARVVAHLREGKLLDTLELLDLHAGDHLYIMVAPTDLHDLDRLFVPQDEVPERLTERSVFGEFALNGDAQLDAVGMAYGAPVPPERQGDTLEAYLRHELQAEPVVGDAVDLGPMRLVIREMDGARITRVGLKLRH; encoded by the coding sequence ATGGATCTCTCCAACCAGATTATTTTCCTGGCTGCCATTGTGCTGCTGGGCAGCATCCTTTCGAGCGTGATCACCTCGCGGCTGGGTGTGCCCCTGCTGCTGGTGTTCCTGGTGATCGGCATGCTGCTCGGGCCGGAGGGCCCGGGCGGTCTCGAGGTCGAGAATATCACCCTGGCCTATCTGATCGGCTCGGCGGCGCTCGCGATCATCCTGTTTGACGGCGGGATGCGCACACCGGCCCGCAATTTCCGCATTGGACTCAAGCCGGCCTTGGGGCTGGCCACGTTCGGTGTGCTGGTGACCTCCGGGCTGACCGGGGTGTTTGCCGTTTGGTGGCTGGGGCTGTCCTGGCTGGAGGGCTTGTTGCTCGGTGCGATCGTCGGCTCTACCGACGCCGCCGCCGTGTTCTCGCTGCTGCGCTCGCGCGGGCTGGAGCTGAAAAGCCGTGTCGGCGCCACGCTCGAGATCGAGTCCGGCTCCAACGACCCGATGGCGATCTTTCTGACCATCGTGCTGATCGAGTTGCTTTTGATGCCCGATCAGCAATTCGGTGTGGTGGTGGCGGTCGAGTTTGTCCAGCAGATGGGCCTGGGGGCGCTGCTGGGCGTGGCCGGGGGCTTTGCCCTGCTGGCCCTGATCAACCGGGTGCCGATGGCGGGCGGCCTGTACCCCCTGTTTGCCATGGCCGGGGCGCTGGCCATCTTCGGTCTGACCGGATTGGTGGGAGGCTCGGGCTTCCTCGCCGTCTATCTGGCGGGGCTGCTGATCGGCAATCGTCCGCTGGAGGCCTCGCAGAACATCAAGCGCTTTCACGACGGGATCGCCTCGCTCGCGCAGATCGGGATGTTCCTGATGCTCGGCATGCTGGTGACGCCCTCGGGGTTGCCTCCGGTGGCGCTGGACGCGGGCCTGGTCGCGGCCGTGCTGATCCTGGTTGCGCGGCCGCTGGCGGTCTGGCTGTGCCTTCTGCCCTTCCACTTCCCCTGGCGCGAACAGGTGTTCATCTCATGGGTGGGACTGCGCGGCGCGGTGCCGATCATCCTGGCGCTGTTTCCGCTACTCGCCGGGCTGGAGTTGGCCGGCTACTTCTTCCACGTGGTGTTCTTTGTGGTGCTGATCTCGCTGCTGGTGCAGGGCTGGACGGTGGCGACTTCGGCGCGCTGGCTGGGGCTGGAACTGCCGCCCACCACCGCGCGCGTGCAGCGCACCGAGCTGGATATCCCGGGGCAGCAGGAGATGGAGTTGGTCGGCTATCGCCTGGCCGAGACCACGCCCGTGGTGCGCGAGGCCTGGTCCAGTTTCCGCCTGCCGGGCACCGCGCGGGTGGTCGCGCACCTGCGTGAGGGCAAGCTGCTGGACACCCTGGAACTACTGGACCTGCATGCCGGTGACCACCTCTACATTATGGTCGCGCCGACGGACCTGCATGACCTCGACCGTCTGTTCGTCCCGCAGGACGAGGTGCCCGAACGCCTGACCGAACGCAGCGTGTTTGGCGAATTTGCACTCAATGGCGACGCCCAGCTGGACGCGGTCGGCATGGCCTACGGCGCCCCGGTGCCTCCGGAACGCCAGGGCGACACCCTCGAGGCCTATCTGCGCCACGAACTCCAGGCCGAACCGGTCGTCGGCGACGCCGTCGACCTCGGCCCCATGCGCCTGGTCATCCGCGAGATGGACGGTGCCCGCATCACCAGGGTCGGCCTGAAGCTGCGCCACTGA
- a CDS encoding lipid A deacylase LpxR family protein → MLGATAACMLLLCASPALAERGVDALHFEFENDLFAGEDRYYTNGFRIGWTRSEERVPPWLQRVADTLPYFIDREERGRLKSAIHLGQNMYTPEDIERSPPDPDDRPYAGWLYLNFSLAEDHGDRRDRLQVTVGTVGPASLAGRTQEEVHSWSSAPQPQGWDDQIGNEATLMVGYERHLRGYSHHAEGGWGWDLTPHWGVTVGSPFTFANAGAIVRAGRNLPRDYGPPRINPALSGSHTFETTGPVGGYLFAGVDTRLMAYDLFLDGPLFRDGPSVDKHPAVGEFTAGFVFHVGGVRLGYTHVWRSREFSGQAKGAAEFGSLHATWQF, encoded by the coding sequence ATGCTGGGGGCCACAGCCGCCTGCATGCTCTTGCTGTGCGCCTCACCGGCACTCGCGGAGCGCGGCGTGGATGCACTGCATTTCGAGTTCGAGAACGATCTGTTTGCCGGCGAGGACCGGTACTACACCAATGGGTTTCGCATCGGCTGGACGCGCAGCGAGGAACGCGTACCACCCTGGCTGCAGCGCGTCGCCGACACCCTGCCCTATTTCATTGACCGCGAGGAACGCGGGCGCCTGAAGTCGGCCATCCACCTGGGCCAGAACATGTACACCCCGGAGGACATCGAACGCTCGCCCCCGGACCCGGATGACCGACCCTACGCCGGCTGGCTGTATCTGAACTTCAGCCTGGCCGAGGATCACGGCGATCGCCGCGACCGTTTGCAGGTCACCGTAGGCACAGTCGGCCCCGCCTCCCTGGCCGGCCGCACCCAGGAGGAGGTCCACAGCTGGTCCAGCGCGCCGCAGCCACAGGGCTGGGACGACCAGATCGGTAACGAGGCCACCCTGATGGTGGGGTACGAGCGCCACCTGCGCGGGTATTCGCATCACGCCGAGGGCGGCTGGGGCTGGGATCTGACCCCGCACTGGGGCGTGACCGTCGGCAGCCCGTTCACCTTCGCCAATGCCGGGGCGATCGTGCGTGCCGGGCGCAACCTGCCGCGCGACTACGGCCCACCACGGATCAACCCGGCGCTATCGGGTTCGCATACCTTTGAAACGACCGGGCCAGTCGGGGGCTATCTGTTCGCCGGCGTGGACACCCGGCTAATGGCCTACGATCTGTTCCTGGACGGTCCGCTGTTCCGCGACGGCCCCTCGGTGGACAAGCACCCGGCGGTAGGAGAATTCACCGCGGGGTTCGTATTCCATGTGGGCGGGGTGCGTCTGGGATACACCCATGTCTGGCGCTCGCGCGAGTTCAGCGGCCAGGCCAAGGGCGCGGCGGAGTTCGGCTCGCTGCACGCCACCTGGCAGTTCTGA